One window of Chryseobacterium sp. JJR-5R genomic DNA carries:
- a CDS encoding LIC_10190 family membrane protein: MVVILLSTIFILPILMGWGDLFQKFTGSFIQGISGKALLGILGISLFWTILAFFIPLNIYAEIPVILAGLFFFFRNSVFRQLHLFKAGDYQLLLFIALIISFCGSFYPYVLDHFGYYVPTIKWLTEFGLVRGISNVDLTLGQMSVWHIFQSGFSNFSDPFLRMNSVLLIVYALYITENKSWIHLCFIPVLLLFSQSPSPDLPVIVFSLILLNEILTQNKNTAVLFAFSVFVFTIKPTMIWLPVLGLLYAVFIIRSDLKTLIPGILIGLLFFIKNIYTFGYPVFPVALGDLGISWQPAHEVLQMSSQYAIQKTYDMQYSYQEIQSFPFWDYIRNWLFLEGIKSKINIFFIISLGAFTVYSLKKKRRIYTFILVSILIKSILVLMFSAQYRFFLDVFFVIFFIVFIDCFNRKKSVAVCAVLSSVFIAFLTAPTILQTYVPSFNLGNFMGKFEKEQLYRPSTYHYNSFQSYRIGNFKFNVSKKYPYSFDTPLPAVSESYLSDHIKAGIFPQMTDKKDLSKGFIWKKLNAKEKKEAERVIRSVKNAYQ, encoded by the coding sequence ATGGTCGTAATTCTGCTTTCTACAATATTCATTCTTCCTATCCTCATGGGCTGGGGCGATCTGTTTCAGAAATTTACAGGCTCTTTTATCCAGGGGATTTCCGGGAAGGCACTTTTGGGGATTCTTGGAATCAGCTTATTTTGGACAATCCTTGCTTTTTTTATTCCTCTGAATATTTATGCAGAGATCCCTGTTATTCTGGCAGGCTTGTTCTTCTTTTTCAGGAACAGTGTATTTCGGCAACTGCACCTGTTTAAAGCCGGAGACTATCAGCTACTCTTATTCATTGCACTCATTATTTCCTTTTGCGGGTCATTTTACCCATATGTTCTGGATCATTTCGGGTATTATGTGCCGACGATAAAATGGCTGACGGAATTCGGGCTTGTCAGGGGGATTTCAAATGTAGACCTTACTTTGGGACAGATGTCAGTCTGGCATATCTTCCAGTCCGGATTTTCTAATTTTTCGGATCCGTTTCTGAGGATGAATTCAGTTCTGCTTATTGTTTATGCTTTATATATCACAGAAAATAAAAGCTGGATCCATCTGTGCTTCATTCCGGTGTTACTATTATTTTCCCAGTCGCCAAGCCCGGATTTACCGGTAATTGTTTTTTCGCTGATTCTTTTAAATGAAATTTTAACCCAAAATAAAAATACCGCAGTACTCTTTGCTTTCTCGGTTTTTGTATTTACCATCAAGCCAACGATGATATGGCTGCCGGTGCTGGGCCTGCTTTACGCTGTTTTTATTATCAGATCAGATTTAAAAACCTTAATTCCGGGTATTTTAATCGGATTATTGTTTTTCATTAAGAATATTTATACTTTCGGATATCCTGTTTTTCCGGTTGCCTTAGGAGATTTAGGAATAAGCTGGCAGCCTGCCCACGAAGTTTTACAGATGTCTTCGCAATATGCAATCCAGAAGACCTATGATATGCAGTATTCCTATCAGGAAATTCAGTCTTTTCCCTTTTGGGATTATATCAGGAACTGGCTGTTTTTAGAAGGAATAAAATCTAAGATCAACATTTTTTTTATCATAAGCCTCGGAGCTTTTACCGTATATTCCCTTAAAAAAAAGAGAAGGATTTATACTTTTATCTTAGTCTCAATACTCATTAAAAGTATTCTCGTACTGATGTTTTCTGCCCAGTACCGGTTTTTTCTTGATGTCTTTTTCGTGATCTTTTTTATCGTTTTCATTGATTGTTTCAACCGGAAAAAATCAGTTGCCGTATGTGCTGTTTTGAGTTCGGTTTTTATTGCATTCCTGACTGCGCCCACTATCCTTCAGACCTATGTCCCCAGTTTTAATCTGGGAAACTTTATGGGTAAATTTGAAAAAGAACAGCTGTACAGGCCTTCCACATATCACTATAATTCATTTCAGTCATACAGAATAGGAAATTTTAAATTCAATGTTTCCAAAAAATACCCTTACAGTTTTGACACACCGTTGCCGGCTGTTTCAGAAAGCTATCTTTCTGATCATATTAAAGCCGGAATTTTTCCACAAATGACAGACAAAAAGGATCTCAGCAAAGGATTTATCTGGAAAAAGCTGAACGCAAAGGAAAAAAAGGAAGCGGAACGGGTAATCCGTTCTGTTAAAAATGCATATCAATAG
- a CDS encoding YMGG-like glycine zipper-containing protein, translating to MKSIVVTGLLSVFLLTACKKDDQVAERSLEQQKMEFQMRQLEIEKQKLAIEKEKMAYEAQKKADSITEVQKARTVAANAKPQVIRETRTVYRDRPSSSSNNGTYANNGTSSSQGTTTQKKGMSKAAKGTIIGTVGGAAAGAIISKKNRGLGAVIGGVVGGATGYTIGRSGDRKDGRVQPR from the coding sequence ATGAAAAGTATAGTGGTGACAGGCTTGTTGTCGGTTTTTTTACTGACTGCCTGTAAAAAAGATGATCAGGTTGCCGAAAGGTCCCTGGAACAGCAGAAGATGGAATTTCAGATGAGGCAGCTTGAAATTGAAAAGCAGAAATTAGCTATAGAAAAAGAAAAAATGGCTTATGAAGCTCAGAAGAAAGCAGACAGCATTACTGAAGTTCAGAAAGCAAGAACAGTAGCTGCCAATGCAAAACCTCAGGTGATAAGAGAAACGCGCACGGTATACAGAGACAGACCGAGTTCAAGCAGCAATAACGGAACATATGCAAATAACGGGACAAGTTCTTCCCAAGGAACTACCACCCAGAAAAAGGGCATGAGTAAAGCGGCAAAAGGTACCATCATCGGTACAGTGGGCGGTGCGGCAGCCGGAGCTATTATTTCCAAGAAAAACAGAGGGCTTGGAGCAGTTATAGGCGGTGTCGTAGGTGGTGCAACAGGATATACTATCGGTAGGTCAGGTGACAGAAAAGACGGCAGGGTACAGCCCAGATAA
- a CDS encoding thioredoxin family protein — protein sequence MKNYWEKSISFEEYVETGKQRLAYPATQQETDYKQYYQLGLQRIERTLKKYVPDENQLKELEAKGFDGKILIVSEVWCGDASATVPALVKFFEGKNEVRIFLRDSDKSLISQFLTNGTESIPKVIILDNDFTVKNSWGPRSQYGKELLMKHKADPENYTKDLFYNELQLYYAKNRGKDAVQEILELL from the coding sequence ATGAAAAATTACTGGGAAAAAAGCATCTCTTTTGAGGAGTATGTGGAAACCGGAAAACAGAGACTGGCCTATCCTGCAACGCAACAGGAAACCGATTACAAGCAATACTACCAGCTCGGCCTCCAGAGAATTGAAAGAACGTTAAAAAAATACGTTCCGGACGAAAACCAGCTGAAAGAACTTGAAGCCAAAGGTTTTGACGGAAAAATCCTGATTGTTTCAGAAGTATGGTGCGGCGATGCAAGCGCAACCGTTCCTGCATTGGTTAAATTTTTTGAAGGTAAAAATGAAGTCAGGATCTTTCTCAGGGACAGTGACAAAAGCTTAATCAGTCAGTTCCTTACCAACGGAACTGAATCTATCCCGAAAGTCATTATCCTGGATAATGATTTTACCGTGAAAAATTCCTGGGGACCGCGTTCGCAATATGGAAAAGAACTGCTGATGAAACATAAGGCAGACCCTGAAAATTATACGAAAGACCTTTTTTATAATGAGCTGCAGCTATACTATGCCAAAAACAGAGGTAAAGATGCAGTTCAGGAAATCCTGGAACTGCTGTAA
- a CDS encoding YkvA family protein yields the protein MKYSKLNLAKEAISHRGFIRKIPDIFRMVKMWKKGQYPVRSIDIILPMLGLLYVISPIDLLPDFALPVLGIMDDLAVLSLVIPKLVKEVDKFLMWETEKKYSSAGAKVIDAEIVK from the coding sequence ATGAAGTATTCAAAACTGAATCTGGCGAAAGAAGCGATTAGCCACAGGGGGTTTATCAGAAAGATTCCTGATATTTTCAGGATGGTAAAGATGTGGAAAAAAGGGCAATACCCGGTAAGATCCATTGATATCATTCTGCCTATGTTGGGACTGCTATATGTCATCTCTCCTATTGACCTCCTTCCGGATTTCGCCTTACCGGTTTTAGGAATTATGGATGACCTTGCCGTACTGTCGCTGGTTATCCCGAAGCTGGTAAAAGAAGTGGATAAGTTCCTGATGTGGGAAACCGAGAAAAAGTACAGTTCAGCCGGTGCAAAAGTAATCGACGCTGAAATCGTAAAATAA
- a CDS encoding glycosyltransferase family A protein, with protein MIKISILIANYNNGKYFSECYESIISQGYENWEVIIVDDCSTDDSTEIITGLIKDDPRFRFYQNNKNRGCGYTKGKCIDLSEGELCAFLDPDDALYSYALERSADEFRKSGNNTIAVYSQLMFCDEKLNPREVFTKIKQVRNHKLFFNAPIQISAFFMFKKNAYLKTSGINPTLKNAVDQDLYLKLLEIGDARFISEVLYKYRLHSNGISQQTSKQSAKESFAKVIHESMKRRKITAIQNVNVPETFTTSEEIYGLLNYQTKMPYRILTKIRTSLHI; from the coding sequence GTGATTAAAATATCTATCCTGATTGCAAACTATAATAACGGAAAATATTTTAGTGAGTGTTACGAATCAATTATCTCACAGGGTTATGAAAATTGGGAAGTTATTATTGTAGACGACTGCTCAACGGATGATTCCACAGAAATTATTACCGGGCTTATAAAAGATGATCCCCGTTTCAGATTTTATCAGAATAACAAAAACAGAGGCTGCGGCTATACCAAAGGGAAATGCATAGATCTTTCCGAAGGAGAGCTTTGTGCATTTCTGGATCCTGATGATGCCTTATATTCCTATGCACTTGAACGCTCAGCAGACGAATTCAGAAAATCCGGGAATAATACCATTGCCGTGTATTCACAATTGATGTTCTGTGATGAAAAACTTAATCCGAGAGAAGTTTTTACGAAAATAAAACAGGTACGTAACCATAAACTTTTTTTTAATGCACCTATCCAGATTTCAGCATTTTTTATGTTTAAAAAGAATGCCTATCTTAAAACATCCGGCATCAACCCTACTCTTAAAAATGCGGTAGACCAGGATCTTTACCTTAAGCTTCTGGAAATCGGCGATGCCAGATTTATCAGTGAGGTTCTGTACAAATACAGACTCCACAGCAACGGAATTTCCCAGCAGACTTCCAAACAGAGTGCTAAAGAATCGTTTGCAAAGGTTATTCATGAATCCATGAAGAGAAGAAAGATTACTGCAATCCAGAATGTAAATGTTCCGGAAACCTTTACCACATCAGAAGAAATTTACGGCCTGCTAAATTATCAGACAAAGATGCCTTACCGCATTCTGACAAAAATAAGGACGAGCTTGCATATATAA
- a CDS encoding TlpA disulfide reductase family protein, translating to MKKNIIYLVLIAIIGVIAFVPGVKEKLQDAFFPVAAIENAVHVGDEDYDIELQGINTPSTNLKKFKNRAVFLNFWGTWCPPCRKEWPSIQKLYETRKDHVDFVLIAMNDEEAAVRKFLKENNYDVPVYIAQSPISEKILPKVFPTTYLLDKNGRIIIKEDASRDWNTESVHQFIDNIIK from the coding sequence ATGAAAAAAAACATCATTTATCTTGTATTGATTGCCATTATCGGAGTAATTGCTTTTGTTCCGGGCGTGAAAGAAAAATTACAGGACGCCTTCTTTCCGGTTGCCGCCATTGAAAATGCCGTTCATGTAGGCGATGAAGATTATGATATTGAACTTCAGGGGATCAACACGCCCAGCACCAATCTTAAAAAATTTAAGAACCGGGCCGTTTTCCTGAATTTCTGGGGAACCTGGTGCCCTCCGTGCAGAAAAGAATGGCCTTCTATCCAGAAATTATATGAGACGAGAAAAGATCATGTGGATTTCGTATTAATCGCGATGAACGACGAAGAGGCAGCCGTAAGAAAATTCCTTAAGGAAAACAACTATGATGTCCCGGTATATATCGCCCAGAGCCCGATCTCCGAAAAAATCCTGCCGAAAGTTTTCCCTACAACTTACCTGCTGGATAAAAACGGCAGGATCATCATTAAGGAAGATGCTTCAAGAGACTGGAATACGGAATCCGTACACCAGTTTATCGATAATATTATTAAATAA
- a CDS encoding fibronectin type III domain-containing protein, whose protein sequence is MKKISNFLVLLLCLLNLGALPDAYGQAPATLPYSQNFTTANDFTLLNGTQTNKWFYGAVTGNTGSSLYISNNNGVDNAYTITSSSTVQAYRDFTIPAGSATANFSFDWKGDGESTFDYLRVWAVPATFTPAAGTQITAGTGRVQIGQFNQETTWQNFSTINLNISAYAGSTMRLVFEWKNDGSVGNQPPGAIDNINLSIPTCLAPAAPAVSAVTTVSANLSWTAPSAVPGNGYEYYVSTVNTAPAAATAGTANAGTSATATGLTASTTYFWWVRSVCSVTDKSVWIAGPSFSTTQVPAVIPYTQNFTSGNDLQFTNGAMANKWVYGSATGNPASSLYISNNGTANAYNVSSTSVVHAFRDIIVPAGSTDATLSFDWKCDGESSFDYLRVWLVPASFNPVAGTQITAGAGRIQIGGNFNQQTSWQNYFNTAVNLSSFSAQTMRLVFEWRNDGSGGTQPPAAIDNINLSIPTCKVPSNITITTVGTTTATATWTAPTPAPVGGYQYYLSTTNVAPTGATVPTGSSATTTLNLTLLAANTTYYIWVRSVCVGPDRSFWVAGPGFTTTQVPANLPYIQNFNTGNDLGFTAGTQVNKWTYGNAAGNTGNSVYISNTSGTTNAYNVSSTSVVHAYRDIAIPAGTTVAAFSFDWKAAGESTFDYLRVWLVPAAFTPVAGTQITAGAGRIQIGTNYNQQTAWQTVLNPALNISSFAGQTMRLVFEWRNDGSAGTQPPAAVDNIILRVCSNATPIVTVGTPTYNSVVLTWNQDIGGATYTVRYRPVGTATWQTVSVGAAASPATTNTTTLTGLLSATQYEVEVAAICNGTAGAYSHNTFLTRCDPTPPNVTVSNITPTSALITWAPLAASSSYFLRYRIVGSGAAGWSANIPLPLAPANTYTISGLNVYTAYEVQVANMCDNESTLNTWSNPKVFTTERTCDIAPPGLTITGLTTTTATITWEPFPGATYILRYRKVGIPSWTSVASAANTVTLTGLTELTQYEMQVANVCSGTPGTYTPPYLFTNPTITYCQMGSTGSTVDYISKVTVTPDGKPEMQNQSLGSNYTDYTGVTNKFIELIQGSSNNKITIEKKLSGNTNAGVAVWIDFNRNGYFDINERVLVSGPNNSQTVSGTFSVPADAFISMTDFKYVVMRIAMQKDGIPVNCTSFPDGEVEDYTVRISKPAIQNPVKQDEILIYPNPVKTVLNVKNISRKANYKIYNATGQIISSGIILNNKVDVHTLISGVYVIDIDDVQGAAQKKFIKE, encoded by the coding sequence ATGAAGAAAATTTCTAATTTTCTAGTACTTCTTCTGTGTCTGCTAAATTTAGGTGCCCTGCCGGATGCTTATGGACAGGCACCTGCTACATTGCCGTATTCACAAAACTTTACTACCGCCAATGATTTCACGTTGCTTAACGGAACTCAGACCAATAAGTGGTTTTACGGTGCCGTGACGGGTAATACAGGCAGCTCCCTTTATATCTCAAACAATAATGGGGTTGACAATGCCTATACAATAACTTCATCCAGCACCGTACAGGCCTACAGGGATTTTACCATTCCTGCGGGATCAGCAACTGCTAATTTTTCTTTTGACTGGAAAGGCGACGGAGAAAGTACATTTGATTATTTGAGAGTCTGGGCAGTTCCTGCCACATTTACGCCTGCAGCAGGAACTCAGATAACAGCAGGAACGGGAAGGGTTCAGATTGGCCAGTTCAACCAGGAAACCACATGGCAGAATTTCAGCACCATAAACCTGAATATCAGTGCTTATGCGGGAAGTACCATGAGATTGGTATTTGAATGGAAAAATGACGGAAGCGTCGGGAACCAGCCACCTGGCGCAATTGATAATATCAACCTGAGTATTCCTACCTGCCTTGCGCCTGCCGCGCCTGCCGTATCAGCAGTAACTACAGTTTCAGCAAATTTATCATGGACTGCTCCATCTGCTGTTCCCGGAAACGGATATGAATATTACGTAAGTACTGTTAATACAGCACCTGCCGCTGCAACAGCAGGAACGGCAAATGCCGGAACCTCTGCAACGGCCACAGGGCTTACTGCCAGTACAACTTACTTCTGGTGGGTGCGTTCCGTGTGCAGCGTTACTGATAAGAGTGTATGGATAGCCGGTCCGTCCTTTTCCACAACCCAGGTGCCTGCTGTTATTCCTTATACACAGAATTTCACGTCAGGAAATGACCTGCAGTTTACTAACGGGGCTATGGCCAATAAATGGGTATATGGTTCTGCAACAGGAAATCCTGCCAGTTCACTTTATATTTCAAACAACGGGACTGCAAATGCATATAACGTTTCTTCTACCAGTGTGGTCCATGCTTTCAGGGATATCATCGTTCCTGCAGGGTCTACGGATGCTACTTTGTCTTTTGACTGGAAGTGTGACGGGGAAAGTTCTTTTGATTATTTAAGGGTATGGCTTGTTCCTGCTTCCTTTAATCCTGTAGCCGGTACCCAGATTACAGCCGGGGCAGGAAGGATCCAGATCGGAGGGAACTTTAATCAGCAGACTTCATGGCAGAATTACTTTAATACAGCAGTGAATTTAAGCTCTTTTTCGGCACAGACCATGCGCCTGGTATTCGAATGGAGAAATGACGGAAGCGGCGGGACGCAGCCTCCTGCAGCTATTGATAACATCAACCTGAGTATTCCTACCTGTAAAGTACCGTCCAATATAACCATAACAACAGTTGGAACCACCACGGCTACTGCAACCTGGACGGCACCAACTCCTGCACCGGTTGGTGGCTACCAGTATTATCTGTCCACAACAAATGTTGCGCCTACCGGAGCAACCGTACCCACCGGTTCATCTGCAACCACTACCCTTAACTTAACGCTGTTGGCAGCCAACACAACTTATTATATCTGGGTACGTTCGGTTTGTGTAGGGCCGGACAGAAGTTTCTGGGTAGCAGGTCCCGGATTCACAACTACCCAGGTTCCGGCTAACCTTCCGTATATCCAGAATTTCAATACCGGAAATGATTTAGGCTTTACGGCAGGAACCCAGGTAAACAAATGGACTTATGGAAATGCTGCGGGAAATACCGGTAACTCGGTATATATTTCCAATACCAGCGGGACCACAAATGCCTATAACGTAAGTTCCACAAGTGTGGTTCATGCCTACAGGGATATTGCCATCCCTGCAGGAACTACAGTTGCTGCATTCTCTTTTGACTGGAAGGCAGCGGGCGAAAGTACATTTGATTATTTGAGGGTATGGCTTGTTCCGGCTGCCTTTACGCCGGTTGCAGGTACACAGATAACTGCCGGAGCCGGAAGGATTCAGATCGGCACCAACTATAACCAGCAGACTGCATGGCAGACTGTTCTTAATCCTGCCCTGAATATCAGCAGCTTCGCAGGGCAGACCATGCGTCTTGTATTTGAATGGAGGAATGACGGAAGTGCGGGGACGCAGCCGCCGGCTGCCGTTGATAACATCATCCTGCGTGTCTGCAGCAATGCAACTCCGATAGTGACGGTAGGTACGCCTACCTATAATTCAGTGGTGTTAACATGGAACCAGGATATTGGCGGTGCCACCTATACAGTACGTTACAGGCCCGTAGGCACTGCAACATGGCAGACGGTAAGCGTAGGAGCTGCGGCTTCGCCTGCAACAACTAATACCACGACATTAACAGGACTTTTATCAGCTACACAGTATGAAGTTGAAGTAGCGGCCATCTGTAACGGAACTGCAGGGGCGTATTCTCACAACACCTTTTTAACAAGATGCGACCCAACGCCGCCGAATGTGACGGTCAGTAACATTACGCCGACTTCAGCGCTGATTACATGGGCGCCGCTGGCTGCAAGCTCCAGCTACTTCTTAAGATACAGAATTGTAGGAAGCGGTGCTGCAGGATGGAGTGCGAATATTCCTTTGCCTCTTGCTCCAGCCAATACATATACGATTAGCGGGCTGAACGTGTATACAGCCTATGAAGTTCAGGTTGCGAATATGTGTGATAATGAAAGTACATTAAATACATGGTCTAACCCTAAAGTCTTTACTACCGAAAGAACATGTGATATTGCGCCTCCGGGACTCACAATTACAGGTCTTACCACAACCACGGCAACCATAACATGGGAACCGTTTCCAGGGGCTACTTATATCTTAAGATACAGAAAAGTAGGTATCCCGAGCTGGACGTCAGTTGCTTCTGCTGCCAATACGGTTACTTTAACCGGCTTAACGGAATTAACACAGTATGAAATGCAGGTGGCAAATGTCTGCAGCGGGACACCAGGAACATACACCCCGCCGTATCTGTTTACAAACCCTACTATTACATACTGCCAGATGGGCTCAACCGGTTCAACGGTTGACTATATTTCAAAAGTAACAGTAACTCCGGACGGAAAGCCGGAAATGCAGAATCAGTCCTTAGGCTCAAATTACACGGATTATACAGGTGTGACCAATAAGTTCATTGAATTGATCCAAGGTTCTTCAAATAATAAGATTACGATAGAAAAGAAATTATCAGGCAATACCAACGCCGGAGTTGCCGTATGGATTGATTTCAACAGAAATGGATATTTTGATATTAATGAAAGGGTATTGGTTTCGGGTCCAAATAACAGCCAGACGGTAAGCGGAACATTCTCTGTGCCTGCTGATGCCTTTATCAGCATGACCGATTTCAAATATGTAGTGATGAGGATAGCAATGCAGAAAGACGGAATTCCTGTAAACTGTACCAGCTTCCCGGACGGTGAAGTGGAAGATTATACGGTGAGGATCTCCAAGCCTGCAATCCAGAATCCCGTTAAACAGGATGAAATCTTAATATATCCGAATCCTGTAAAAACTGTACTGAATGTGAAGAATATCAGCAGAAAGGCTAATTATAAGATTTATAATGCTACCGGACAGATTATATCATCAGGCATTATTTTAAATAATAAGGTTGATGTACATACCCTGATTAGCGGAGTGTATGTAATTGATATTGATGATGTTCAGGGCGCTGCCCAGAAAAAGTTCATCAAAGAATAA
- the aroC gene encoding chorismate synthase: MLNTLGNLLSLTTFGESHGLAYGGIINNFPAGLAVDLEAVQNELDRRKPGQSAIVTQRKESDTVKFLSGIFEGTTTGTPIGFIIENENQKSGDYDHIAESYRPSHADFTYDRKFGVRDFRGGGKSSARETINWVVAGALAKQLLSDIEINAYVSSVGEIFCEKPYQALDFSKTESNEVRCPDAETAEKMIARIKEIKKEGNTIGGTITCVIKNVPAGIGEPVFSKLQAELGKAMLNINAAKGFEYGSGFCGAKMTGKEHNDLFNEDFTTKSNLSGGTQGGISNGMDIYFRVAFKPVATVLRPQESVDKYGNPVIVEGKGRHDPCVLPRAVPVVESLAAFVLADLFLINKTRNINNF; encoded by the coding sequence ATGTTAAATACCTTAGGCAATTTACTCAGCCTTACAACATTCGGAGAAAGCCACGGCCTGGCGTATGGCGGGATTATCAATAATTTCCCGGCAGGCCTGGCGGTTGATCTCGAAGCTGTCCAAAATGAACTGGACCGCCGGAAACCCGGCCAGTCTGCTATTGTAACCCAAAGAAAAGAAAGCGATACGGTAAAATTTCTTTCAGGCATTTTTGAAGGCACAACAACCGGAACGCCTATCGGATTTATCATAGAAAATGAAAACCAGAAATCCGGGGACTATGACCATATTGCGGAATCATACCGTCCGAGCCATGCCGATTTTACCTATGACCGGAAATTCGGAGTGAGGGATTTCCGGGGCGGCGGAAAATCTTCAGCCAGGGAAACCATCAACTGGGTAGTTGCAGGCGCTTTGGCAAAACAACTGTTATCAGATATAGAAATCAATGCTTATGTGTCTTCCGTAGGGGAAATTTTCTGCGAAAAACCTTATCAGGCACTTGATTTCTCAAAAACCGAAAGCAATGAAGTCCGCTGCCCGGATGCGGAAACTGCTGAAAAAATGATTGCCAGGATCAAAGAGATCAAAAAAGAAGGAAATACCATCGGCGGAACCATTACCTGCGTGATTAAAAACGTCCCTGCAGGAATCGGCGAACCCGTTTTTTCAAAACTCCAGGCAGAACTGGGCAAAGCGATGCTCAACATCAATGCGGCAAAAGGCTTTGAATACGGAAGCGGTTTCTGCGGAGCAAAGATGACCGGAAAAGAACACAACGATCTGTTCAATGAAGATTTTACTACGAAATCCAATCTTTCAGGAGGAACCCAGGGTGGCATTTCAAACGGAATGGATATTTATTTCCGCGTAGCCTTCAAACCTGTGGCAACGGTCCTGAGGCCTCAGGAAAGTGTGGATAAATACGGGAATCCCGTTATTGTGGAAGGAAAAGGGCGCCATGACCCCTGTGTGCTTCCGAGAGCAGTGCCCGTTGTGGAAAGCCTGGCCGCTTTTGTGCTGGCAGATTTATTCCTGATCAACAAAACAAGAAATATCAATAATTTTTAA
- a CDS encoding RDD family protein codes for MRKYLRIVDRNRATKWTRLANFIIDRVIFNLSFMIIGFIGVFIDKLLGSYYISAFFLKLSEVNRLVDIVITSLLFFVYTFLMEYFTKGRTIAKYITGTKVITTDGQTPTLNEFFIRNISRLVPFDALSFLGENGWHDSWSDTRVISIKNYESERQAKSEIEDIGTKEIA; via the coding sequence ATGAGAAAATATTTACGGATTGTCGACCGCAACAGAGCCACGAAATGGACCAGATTGGCCAATTTTATTATTGACCGGGTTATTTTTAACCTGTCTTTTATGATTATAGGATTTATAGGCGTATTCATAGACAAGCTTCTGGGATCTTATTATATTTCTGCCTTTTTTCTGAAGCTGTCTGAAGTCAACCGCCTTGTTGACATCGTGATTACTTCCCTTCTGTTTTTTGTCTATACTTTTTTAATGGAGTACTTTACCAAAGGAAGGACGATCGCAAAGTACATAACCGGAACCAAAGTGATTACTACGGACGGACAAACCCCTACCCTGAATGAATTTTTTATCAGAAACATTTCAAGGCTGGTACCTTTCGATGCTCTTTCTTTTTTGGGAGAAAACGGCTGGCACGACAGCTGGAGCGATACACGCGTTATCAGCATTAAAAATTATGAGTCTGAAAGACAGGCAAAAAGCGAAATAGAAGACATCGGCACGAAAGAAATTGCCTGA